From the genome of Pseudomonadota bacterium:
GCGTTCACGAAGAACATGATCACGACCATGACCCACGCCGCGAAGGCCGCCGCGGCGCGGTGACCGGAAACCCCCGCTCCACGCAAAGGAGCGCTCCCTCGGCGCGGGCCACCGCGAGGAGCGCGCCGTCCGGGGCGAGCAGGGCGACGTTCGAGGGGATCGAGAGCTCGGCCGGACGGGGGATCGCGCGGCCGCAGGAGATCGACTCGGCGTCCTCCTCGTTCAGCGCGATCCGCGGCATCCGGCGCAGCGCCGCGGCGCCGACATGGAGCCGCCGCTCGAGCTCCCCGCTCGCGGCGAGCCGTTCGACATGGTCCGCGGGCACGGCCTCGGAGACGTCGAAACCCGACGCCTCCGTGCGGCGGAGCGCGACGACGTGGCCCACGGTCCCGAGCGCGACCGCGAGATCCCGCGCCAGCGCCCGGATGTACGTCCCCGCGCCGCAACGCACGTCGAGGCCGATCTCGTCAGTCCCGACGTCGGTGATCTCGATTGCGCGGATGACGACTTTCCGCGGCGCGAGCACGATCTCCTCTCCCCGCCTGGCGCGCCTGTACGCGGCCTGCCCGTCGATCTTGAGGGCGCTGAACCGCGGCGGCCGCTGCGCGATCTCGCCGACGAACTGCGAGGTCGCCCGGTCGATGAGCGCGCGGGTCAAAGAAGGAACCGGCGCCGTCGCGACCGTCTCGCCGTCCGCGTCGTCCGTGTCCGTGCCGCGGCCGAGCGCGACGCGCGCCGCGTAGCACTTCTCGCCCGCGACGAGGTACGGCACGAGCCGCGTGTGCGTGCCGAGGCAGACGGCGAGCAGCCCCGAGGCGAGCGGATCGAGCGTCCCGGCGTGGCCGACGCGCCGCGTGCCGGTCAGGCGCCGGACGAGGCGCACGATCTCGAAAGACGTCGGACCGCTGGGCTTGTCGACGAGGAGGACGCCGTCCATCGCGCGTTCCTCAGCGCGCCGGGTCGGGCGCGAGCTCCGCCGGCTCCGCGAGCAGCTCCTCCGCGGCC
Proteins encoded in this window:
- the truB gene encoding tRNA pseudouridine(55) synthase TruB; protein product: MDGVLLVDKPSGPTSFEIVRLVRRLTGTRRVGHAGTLDPLASGLLAVCLGTHTRLVPYLVAGEKCYAARVALGRGTDTDDADGETVATAPVPSLTRALIDRATSQFVGEIAQRPPRFSALKIDGQAAYRRARRGEEIVLAPRKVVIRAIEITDVGTDEIGLDVRCGAGTYIRALARDLAVALGTVGHVVALRRTEASGFDVSEAVPADHVERLAASGELERRLHVGAAALRRMPRIALNEEDAESISCGRAIPRPAELSIPSNVALLAPDGALLAVARAEGALLCVERGFPVTAPRRPSRRGSWS